A region from the Cannabis sativa cultivar Pink pepper isolate KNU-18-1 chromosome 9, ASM2916894v1, whole genome shotgun sequence genome encodes:
- the LOC115722415 gene encoding protein ECERIFERUM 26-like, translating into MVLSSEEESSLVYNHKLSSVGPSYAIGSNEAHNVSGLDLAMKLHYLKVVYFFNGQAIEGLTNMKIKETLFYFLAEYFHTCGRFRRSELGRPFLKCNDCGARFIEAQCDKTIDEWLEMDNKAHMNKLLVSQQVIGPELSFSPLVFFQVTNFRCGGMSLGLSWAHILGDAFSASDYINRWAQIVSLVLSNDRKTTMTKAQNRKHHEITPNPGPIPTRNLPVSLKRVDPVADHWIAKNDTKMETFSFPISHSQITLLKSQFSTPIFESLCAIIWKSIAKIRKESNPKTVTIFKNNPKRTKGVLANSQIISSVEVDFSVVETETKILASLLSEKTTIENTQINEIVENDQGVSDFVVYGANLSFLDWQEVDLYGLELQSYKPNFVSFDVQGVGENGVVLLAPGPKYIDEFGGIEEMLMMSLILPQNEVCEMKFELKKNGLVSE; encoded by the exons aTGGTTTTGTCTAGTGAGGAAGAATCAAGCTTGGTCTACAACCACAAGCTTTCCTCAGTTGGGCCGAGCTATGCAATTGGGTCCAACGAGGCCCATAATGTAAGTGGGCTGGACTTGGCCATGAAGCTTCATTATCTCAAAGTAGTTTACTTCTTTAATGGCCAAGCTATTGAAGGGTTAACCAATATGAAGATTAAGGAGACATTGTTCTACTTTCTGGCTGAGTATTTTCACACGTGTGGCCGGTTCAGGAGATCAGAATTGGGCCGACCATTTCTCAAGTGTAACGATTGTGGGGCCCGGTTTATTGAGGCCCAATGTGATAAGACCATTGATGAGTGGCTTGAGATGGACAATAAGGCCCATATGAATAAGCTTCTTGTTTCTCAGCAAGTTATTGGGCCTGAACTCTCCTTCTCTCCACTAGTTTTTTTTcag GTAACAAATTTCAGATGTGGAGGAATGTCATTGGGCCTTAGTTGGGCCCATATCCTAGGCGACGCATTTTCAGCTTCAGACTACATAAACAGATGGGCCCAAATCGTTAGTCTTGTTCTATCCAACGACCGAAAAACAACAATGACAAAAGCCCAAAACCGAAAGCACCATGAAATCACTCCCAACCCAGGCCCAATACCCACCAGAAACTTACCCGTATCCCTAAAACGGGTCGACCCGGTTGCTGATCATTGGATAGCAAAAAACGACACCAAAATGGAAACATTTTCATTCCCAATTTCTCATTCCCAAATTACCCTTCTAAAGTCACAATTTTCTACTCCAATTTTCGAGTCACTTTGTGCCATAATTTGGAAATCCATAGCCAAAATCAGAAAAGAATCAAATCCAAAAACAGtcacaattttcaaaaacaacCCCAAAAGAACCAAAGGGGTTTTGGCCAATAGCCAAATAATAAGCTCAGTTGAAGTTGATTTTTCAGTAGTGGAGACAGAAACAAAGATTTTGGCTTCATTACTAAGTGAAAAAACCACAATAGAAAATACCCAAATAAATGAAATTGTTGAAAATGATCAAGGGGTATCTGATTTTGTCGTTTATGGGGCAAATTTGTCGTTTTTAGATTGGCAAGAGGTTGATTTATATGGGTTGGAATTGCAAAGTTACAAGCCAAATTTTGTGTCGTTTGATGTTCAAGGTGTTGGGGAAAACGGTGTCGTTTTGTTGGCCCCGGGACCTAAATATATTGATGAGTTTGGAGGAATTGAAGAAATGTTGATGATGAGTTTGATTTTGCCACAAAATGAAGTTTGTGAGATGAAATTTGAGTTGAAGAAAAATGGTTTAGTGAGTGAATAG
- the LOC115722454 gene encoding chaperone protein dnaJ 20, chloroplastic: protein MRCHGLTISSASDSRFFIPTTTTTTTTTTNTAVKFFSVRMPKPVNPTRTRIGSVRSEAAVDDACVAADTNSRSFYELLGIPESVSVVEIKQAYKQLARKYHPDVSPPGRVEEYTKRFIRVQEAYETLCDPCRRAVYDRDMARGVHLAFSARTRFHNHQGMEEKSEWKNRWQSQLSELKRRSASKDGRGNNMSWGARMRRRNNDDLPNEL from the exons atgcGTTGCCATGGCTTAACAATCTCATCAGCAAGCGATTCACGCTTCTTCATCCCCACCACCACCACaacaaccaccaccaccactaaCACCGCCGTCAAATTCTTCTCGGTTCGAATGCCCAAACCCGTTAACCCGACCCGAACTCGAATCGGATCGGTGAGATCGGAAGCGGCGGTGGACGATGCTTGCGTGGCGGCGGATACGAATTCGAGAAGCTTCTACGAGCTTCTAGGGATTCCGGAAAGTGTATCGGTGGTGGAAATCAAACAAGCGTATAAGCAATTGGCGAGAAAGTACCATCCGGACGTTTCGCCGCCGGGTCGGGTGGAGGAGTATACGAAGAGGTTTATTCGGGTACAGGAGGCGTACGAGACTTTGTGTGATCCTTGTAGAAGAGCTGTTTATGATCGTGATAtggctaggggtgttcatcttGCTTTCTCTGCTAGAACACGATTCCACAATCACCag GGAATGGAAGAGAAAAGCGAATGGAAAAACCGATGGCAAAGTCAGCTATCTGAGCTTAAAAGAAGAAGCGCGAGTAAGGATGGTAGGGGTAACAACATGTCATGGGGAGCTCGGATGCGACGACGGAATAATGATGACTTACCTAATGAACTATAG